Proteins from a single region of Paraglaciecola sp. T6c:
- a CDS encoding Na+/H+ antiporter NhaC family protein — MQPPSPSLNPYSTSAKLALLPLLTFLVLFLGVGFYYQAQGVEYAFYQLPSPSALLPAVILAVLLSKEPLTQTMARYVEGAGHSNIITMCFIYLLAGAFSAVAKATGGVDATVSVGLSIIPAQFILPGLFLIAGFIATAMGTSMGTLAALGPVGLGVAQATGIEPALVAGVLVSGAIFGDNLSIISDTTIAATRTQGCEMRDKFKANLHLALPAALIVIVLLVILGETGEANIPQGTNGWLALPYVLILVLAVAGVNVFAVLVIGILSSAIIGMSITDYQLVSVGQDVYAGFGQMQEIMILSLMLGGLSELMRQQGGIDFLLASISKLIRALSLPIKIGNSLGIAVLISALNVCIANNTVSIIVAGSTAKALAEQGGIEPKRSASLLDIFACVVQGLIPYGGQLLIIGATFSLSPVDVIPYSFYCFILAGVTLLSFIWRAKKAR, encoded by the coding sequence ATGCAACCTCCTTCACCTTCGTTAAATCCTTATTCGACTAGCGCTAAACTCGCGCTATTGCCACTGCTCACCTTCTTGGTGCTGTTTTTGGGTGTCGGCTTTTATTATCAGGCGCAAGGCGTGGAGTATGCTTTTTATCAGTTGCCCTCCCCGTCAGCATTGCTGCCTGCGGTGATACTCGCTGTATTGCTGTCAAAGGAACCCCTTACCCAAACCATGGCGCGATACGTCGAAGGAGCGGGTCACAGCAATATTATCACCATGTGTTTTATCTATTTATTAGCGGGTGCGTTTTCCGCCGTGGCTAAAGCCACTGGGGGAGTAGACGCAACGGTAAGCGTAGGGCTGAGTATTATTCCTGCCCAATTTATCTTGCCTGGGTTGTTTTTAATCGCGGGCTTTATTGCCACCGCTATGGGCACATCTATGGGCACACTTGCAGCCCTTGGCCCAGTGGGGTTGGGCGTGGCCCAAGCCACTGGTATCGAGCCCGCTTTGGTGGCAGGCGTATTGGTCAGCGGCGCGATATTTGGCGATAACCTATCAATCATTTCTGATACCACTATCGCCGCAACACGCACACAAGGCTGTGAAATGCGCGATAAATTCAAGGCTAATTTACATCTCGCTTTACCGGCTGCCCTGATTGTCATCGTGCTACTGGTCATATTAGGCGAAACTGGCGAAGCAAATATCCCCCAAGGCACCAACGGCTGGCTAGCCCTGCCCTATGTACTGATTTTAGTGTTGGCGGTTGCCGGGGTAAATGTGTTCGCAGTGCTGGTGATTGGTATCTTGTCTAGCGCAATTATTGGTATGAGTATCACTGATTACCAACTGGTTTCTGTGGGGCAAGATGTATATGCCGGTTTTGGCCAAATGCAGGAGATTATGATCTTGTCGCTGATGCTCGGCGGATTATCCGAACTCATGCGCCAACAAGGGGGGATCGATTTCTTGCTAGCGTCCATCAGCAAGCTTATTCGCGCTTTATCGTTACCCATTAAAATTGGCAACTCGTTAGGTATCGCGGTACTTATCAGCGCCTTAAATGTCTGTATTGCCAATAATACCGTATCGATTATTGTCGCCGGTAGCACGGCGAAAGCACTCGCAGAACAAGGCGGTATTGAGCCCAAGCGCAGTGCCAGCCTGCTTGATATTTTTGCTTGTGTCGTACAAGGGCTAATCCCTTACGGCGGGCAGTTATTGATTATTGGCGCAACGTTTTCACTGTCGCCAGTAGACGTCATCCCCTATTCGTTTTACTGCTTTATTCTTGCTGGTGTCACCTTACTAAGCTTTATTTGGCGCGCTAAAAAAGCACGCTAA
- a CDS encoding crotonase/enoyl-CoA hydratase family protein has protein sequence MSDLDFSKLETLSVSIDQHIAHIQLSRPEALNSMIPIFWHELPATVRKIDEQSAARVIVISSQGKHFSAGMDLSVFTQMGKDFVGEPARRGERMRRMVLELQDSFNALESVRMPVLVAMQGGVIGGAVDMVCAADSRYCTEDTYFTIKETEIGMTADVGTLQRLPHLIPQGLVRELAYTGRNMGAKEAKESGLVNQVFADQESLLAGVMKIAAKIASNSPLAVAGCKEMINYTRDHTVADALNYMATWQTGMFQMPDIQEAMSAAKEQRKPVYEELHKNISGMQRNK, from the coding sequence GTGTCTGATTTAGATTTTTCAAAGCTGGAAACCTTGAGCGTCAGTATTGACCAACATATCGCTCATATTCAGTTGTCTCGCCCCGAAGCATTGAACAGTATGATCCCCATCTTTTGGCATGAACTGCCGGCCACTGTGCGCAAAATTGATGAACAGTCAGCTGCGCGTGTCATTGTTATTTCCTCGCAGGGCAAACATTTTAGTGCAGGCATGGACCTGTCAGTTTTTACTCAAATGGGTAAGGACTTTGTGGGTGAGCCTGCTCGTCGAGGTGAGCGAATGCGTCGCATGGTGCTCGAACTGCAAGACAGTTTTAATGCCCTAGAATCCGTTCGCATGCCTGTATTAGTGGCGATGCAGGGCGGAGTCATTGGTGGTGCAGTTGACATGGTTTGCGCAGCAGACAGTCGTTATTGCACCGAAGATACCTACTTCACCATTAAAGAAACTGAAATTGGCATGACCGCAGATGTGGGCACACTACAGCGTTTACCGCATCTTATTCCTCAGGGCTTGGTGCGCGAACTGGCTTATACCGGCCGTAACATGGGCGCTAAAGAAGCCAAAGAGTCTGGTTTAGTGAATCAAGTATTTGCTGATCAAGAAAGTTTACTCGCAGGCGTTATGAAAATAGCGGCCAAAATTGCCAGTAATTCGCCTCTCGCCGTAGCGGGTTGTAAAGAGATGATTAACTACACCCGTGACCATACCGTAGCAGATGCATTGAACTACATGGCTACATGGCAAACAGGTATGTTCCAAATGCCGGATATACAAGAGGCCATGAGCGCGGCGAAAGAGCAGCGCAAACCCGTTTACGAAGAATTACATAAGAATATCAGTGGTATGCAGCGTAATAAGTAA
- a CDS encoding TetR/AcrR family transcriptional regulator, whose product MQNTSSKKASAKGSYHHGDLRSSLLEAAKAMLSESGIEGLSLRKLADRVGVSRTAPYHHFKDKNELLCAIAQEGFDHWHSNAERILTQTDISNREKYHQFFQSYIGYAAENPEMYDLMFGRTIWKQNSATKDLRAIAYPSFQRQVEMTKKWQEQGLMSPQEDTLRLAQVTWGTMHGIARLLIDGIYADRSHIEEMCTCAVNLFIREPD is encoded by the coding sequence ATGCAAAATACATCATCTAAAAAAGCTTCCGCCAAAGGCAGCTATCATCACGGCGACCTTCGCTCTAGTTTGCTTGAAGCAGCGAAAGCCATGCTTAGCGAATCGGGCATTGAAGGCCTTTCTTTGCGCAAATTGGCGGACCGGGTGGGTGTTTCGCGCACGGCGCCCTACCATCACTTTAAAGATAAAAATGAGCTGCTGTGCGCCATCGCTCAAGAAGGTTTTGATCATTGGCATAGCAATGCTGAGCGTATTTTGACGCAAACCGACATCAGTAATCGAGAAAAGTATCACCAGTTTTTTCAAAGCTACATTGGCTACGCCGCTGAAAACCCTGAAATGTACGACCTGATGTTTGGCCGCACAATTTGGAAGCAGAACAGCGCGACTAAAGATCTGCGCGCCATTGCTTACCCTAGCTTTCAGCGCCAAGTTGAAATGACCAAAAAATGGCAAGAGCAGGGTCTAATGTCGCCACAAGAAGATACCCTTCGTCTTGCCCAGGTCACCTGGGGCACGATGCACGGCATCGCACGCTTATTAATAGACGGCATATACGCTGATCGCAGTCATATCGAAGAAATGTGCACTTGCGCAGTCAATTTATTTATTCGCGAGCCTGATTAA
- a CDS encoding AMP-binding protein, whose protein sequence is MSGHFHLAGEQVKREDMLSRARKIAQILQNKGVSTGDVIAILLRNDTTLYEVVEACRYVGAYYVTLNWHGTQAELMPILSDSGAKVLVGHSNLLDQFTQPLPPDLAVLVVDTPDVINHRYAPSDVVPTAKNSTDDRLSAANHGERLAAVLSDTPEIESQPERFRGMFSYTSGSTGKPKGIKREYDEQRPDPYTVFAGLAKALMQLDSGDRFYIAAPLYHSAPHALTLCCLAAGNVTVFIEPKFDPERFLADVQQHKITHTYIVPTMMIRLLKLPQEVREKYDMSSLRYALSTGSAWPVDVKQGMIDWFGPIFFESYGASELGFMTLISSQESLAKPGSVGKAIAGGSIIILDDAMQPVPTGESGSIYVHLPMFGPFKYTNTQGTLDGLHYQNYTTLGDMGYLDADGYLFINDRKKDMIISGGANIFPAEIEAVLIHMPQIADCAIFGIPDSEFGEMIVLAAQCQPDQHLDIAQVCEFLDGRIARFKWPKKLELHDQLPREDSGKIFKQRLRAAYV, encoded by the coding sequence ATGTCAGGCCATTTTCATTTAGCGGGTGAACAAGTAAAGCGTGAAGACATGTTATCCCGAGCGAGAAAAATTGCTCAAATACTGCAAAACAAAGGGGTGTCAACAGGTGACGTAATTGCCATTTTACTGCGTAACGATACTACGCTTTACGAGGTCGTAGAGGCATGTCGCTATGTTGGGGCGTATTATGTCACTTTGAATTGGCATGGCACCCAAGCGGAATTAATGCCCATCCTTAGTGATAGTGGCGCGAAAGTATTAGTCGGCCACAGCAATCTACTGGATCAATTTACGCAACCGCTACCCCCTGATTTAGCCGTTTTAGTGGTTGATACGCCAGACGTTATCAATCACCGCTACGCACCGTCCGATGTAGTTCCCACAGCAAAAAATTCGACCGACGATAGGCTCAGCGCTGCTAACCATGGGGAACGATTGGCCGCAGTGCTTAGTGATACCCCTGAAATAGAAAGTCAGCCTGAGCGCTTTAGAGGCATGTTTTCATATACGTCTGGCAGTACAGGGAAGCCAAAAGGCATTAAACGCGAATACGATGAACAAAGACCCGATCCTTACACTGTCTTTGCTGGCCTAGCAAAGGCGCTTATGCAATTAGACAGCGGTGATCGCTTCTATATAGCAGCGCCGCTTTACCACAGTGCTCCACATGCATTAACACTATGCTGCCTGGCGGCAGGAAACGTAACTGTATTTATCGAGCCTAAATTTGATCCAGAGCGCTTTCTAGCCGATGTGCAGCAGCATAAAATAACCCATACCTACATAGTGCCTACTATGATGATCCGCTTGTTAAAGCTGCCACAAGAGGTACGTGAAAAATACGATATGTCGAGTTTACGCTACGCATTATCCACGGGCTCGGCTTGGCCTGTTGATGTTAAACAAGGCATGATTGACTGGTTCGGGCCGATATTTTTTGAGTCCTATGGTGCCAGTGAATTAGGTTTTATGACGTTAATTTCATCTCAAGAGTCGCTGGCGAAACCCGGCTCAGTAGGCAAAGCCATAGCAGGCGGTTCGATAATTATACTGGATGATGCTATGCAGCCAGTGCCCACGGGAGAATCAGGTTCTATTTACGTACATCTACCCATGTTTGGACCGTTTAAATACACCAATACGCAGGGGACGCTCGATGGCCTGCATTACCAAAATTACACCACACTCGGTGATATGGGCTATTTAGATGCCGACGGATACTTGTTCATCAACGATCGTAAGAAAGACATGATCATCTCAGGCGGCGCAAATATATTCCCCGCCGAAATAGAGGCCGTTCTCATTCATATGCCGCAAATAGCCGATTGCGCAATCTTCGGTATTCCTGACAGTGAATTTGGCGAGATGATAGTGCTGGCGGCTCAATGTCAGCCAGACCAACATTTAGACATAGCGCAAGTGTGTGAGTTTTTGGACGGGCGTATCGCGCGTTTCAAATGGCCTAAAAAACTAGAGCTACATGATCAGTTGCCAAGAGAAGACAGCGGCAAAATATTTAAACAACGCTTACGAGCAGCGTATGTTTAA
- a CDS encoding LysR substrate-binding domain-containing protein, with product MSREHKKFERLILFSEVAKQLSFTRAAQVLSISRGYLSEQIRKLEQDMDKHLFIRSTRHVSLTEEGAQLLAGMNQIKRSLLALEREIRHDNDALEGELRITAPNQFAQRYILDLCAEFQACYPAISVSVDCSYTTYDLSQNDFDLAFRATKAPPQNMVAKKLFNYRHTCCASPEYLAKHGEPKRIEDLGAHICLCQSPKTHWQFAEHKVNINSQLAVNDNFILKKHAVAGKGIILVPEYVVEEEVSSGELVPLLGSALSPDFAMYLIHPQLIHQSARLKAFIAFTREYFDNRG from the coding sequence ATGAGCCGTGAACATAAAAAGTTTGAACGCTTAATTTTATTCAGTGAAGTAGCAAAGCAATTAAGCTTCACCCGCGCAGCACAAGTGCTTTCAATATCCCGTGGGTATTTGTCAGAACAAATTCGTAAGCTTGAACAAGACATGGATAAACATTTATTTATTCGCTCTACACGTCATGTATCGCTCACCGAGGAAGGGGCGCAATTATTGGCTGGCATGAATCAAATAAAGCGCTCACTACTGGCCCTAGAGCGTGAAATTCGCCACGACAATGATGCCCTCGAGGGCGAGCTACGCATCACTGCACCCAACCAATTTGCTCAGCGCTATATTCTGGATTTATGTGCTGAATTTCAAGCGTGCTATCCCGCCATTTCGGTCAGTGTTGATTGCAGCTACACCACTTATGACCTTTCTCAGAATGATTTTGATTTAGCCTTTAGAGCGACCAAAGCGCCCCCACAAAACATGGTTGCTAAGAAACTATTTAATTATCGTCATACCTGTTGTGCCAGTCCTGAGTATTTAGCTAAACACGGCGAACCCAAGCGCATTGAGGACTTAGGGGCGCATATTTGCTTATGTCAGTCGCCTAAGACCCACTGGCAATTTGCTGAGCACAAGGTGAATATTAATAGCCAGCTAGCGGTTAACGACAATTTTATTCTTAAGAAGCATGCCGTGGCTGGAAAGGGTATTATTTTAGTGCCCGAATATGTTGTCGAGGAAGAGGTTAGCTCAGGTGAGCTGGTTCCTTTGTTGGGCAGCGCATTAAGCCCAGACTTTGCCATGTATCTTATTCATCCCCAATTGATCCATCAATCGGCTAGGTTAAAGGCATTTATTGCCTTTACTCGAGAGTACTTTGATAACAGAGGTTGA
- a CDS encoding GlcG/HbpS family heme-binding protein, translated as MNLNTATNMMQAAITSARANNQHIAICVTDGHGELLCFSRMDDASLQAGVLAQTKAYTAARERQTTRQLATWAQETHKDMGYWNDAKFTGIAGGVPVFVDTKCGGSRRERFKRIRR; from the coding sequence ATGAATTTAAATACAGCAACAAACATGATGCAAGCAGCCATAACATCGGCGCGTGCAAATAATCAACACATCGCGATTTGTGTCACCGATGGTCACGGTGAACTGTTGTGCTTCAGTCGTATGGATGACGCCAGCTTGCAAGCGGGTGTCTTGGCGCAAACCAAGGCATATACTGCAGCACGAGAGCGACAAACTACGCGCCAACTTGCCACGTGGGCGCAAGAAACCCATAAAGACATGGGATATTGGAATGATGCTAAATTTACTGGGATCGCAGGTGGTGTGCCAGTATTTGTTGATACAAAGTGTGGGGGCAGTCGGCGTGAGCGGTTTAAGCGAATTAGAAGATGA
- a CDS encoding NADPH-dependent 2,4-dienoyl-CoA reductase, with protein MTTSTANLAGASVYPNLLKPLDLGFTKLRNRVLMGSMHTGLEEAPNGHERMAKFFAERARGGVGLIVTGGIGPNDEGATHQNTKRLSNDKEVAHHKVITDAVHNEGGKICMQILHTGRYAYNPNLVAPSAVQAPINPFKPKALDDDGIEKQIEDFIFTSTQAQKAGYDGVEIMGSEGYFLNQFIAARTNQRDDEWGGSYENRIKLPLEVVRRVREAVGEKFIIIYRLSMLDLVEGGSTYKEVVELGKLIEKAGATIINTGIGWHEARIPTIATKVPRAAFTWVTAKFRESLSIPVITSNRINTPEVAEQVLARGDADMVSMARPFLADPDFVIKAIENRSDEINTCIGCNQACLDHVFEGKMTSCLVNPRACHETELNILPTQAAKKIAVIGAGPAGLAAAKTAAERGHSVTLFDSADELGGQFNIAKQVPGKEEFYETIRYFKRQLELHNVTVKLNTRVSASDLNDSDFDDVIVATGIEPRTPPIEGIDHAKVMTYIEVIKEHKPVGKKVAVIGAGGIGFDVSEFLSHSGESTSLNISAFMKEWGIDMTFSSRGGIEGVKPQPTPSPREIFLLQRKTTKVGAGLGKTTGWAHRVGLLSKGVSMVAGCEYLKIDDQGIHIKVNEEVQVLDVDNVIICAGQEPLRELVEGLTKPYHLIGGADVAAELDAKRAIDQGTRLAAAL; from the coding sequence ATGACGACATCAACAGCAAATCTAGCAGGCGCTAGTGTATATCCAAATCTTCTTAAGCCACTGGATTTAGGCTTCACGAAATTAAGAAACCGTGTATTGATGGGCTCAATGCATACTGGCCTCGAAGAAGCGCCTAACGGCCATGAACGCATGGCGAAGTTTTTCGCTGAACGTGCCAGAGGTGGTGTGGGCCTAATCGTGACTGGTGGCATCGGCCCCAACGATGAGGGCGCAACACACCAAAATACCAAACGCTTGAGCAACGATAAAGAAGTGGCTCACCATAAAGTCATCACGGATGCGGTGCACAACGAAGGCGGCAAAATCTGTATGCAAATTCTGCACACCGGTCGTTACGCTTACAACCCGAATTTGGTTGCGCCTTCGGCGGTGCAAGCGCCTATTAATCCATTTAAGCCTAAGGCTTTAGATGACGATGGGATCGAAAAACAGATAGAAGATTTCATTTTCACCTCAACTCAGGCGCAAAAAGCCGGTTATGATGGTGTTGAAATCATGGGTTCTGAAGGATATTTTTTAAACCAATTCATTGCTGCTCGTACTAACCAACGTGACGACGAGTGGGGTGGTAGTTACGAAAACCGCATTAAATTACCCCTTGAAGTCGTGCGCCGTGTACGTGAAGCCGTAGGTGAGAAATTCATTATTATTTACCGCTTATCAATGCTTGATTTGGTGGAAGGTGGTTCCACCTATAAAGAAGTGGTTGAGCTAGGTAAGTTGATTGAAAAAGCCGGTGCAACCATCATTAATACGGGTATTGGCTGGCACGAAGCACGAATTCCTACCATAGCAACCAAAGTCCCACGTGCTGCATTTACTTGGGTGACAGCAAAATTCCGCGAATCATTGTCTATTCCGGTTATCACGTCGAATCGTATTAACACCCCTGAAGTGGCTGAGCAAGTGCTTGCCCGAGGCGATGCTGATATGGTGTCTATGGCGCGCCCGTTTTTAGCCGACCCTGATTTTGTTATTAAGGCTATCGAAAACCGCTCTGATGAAATCAATACCTGTATCGGTTGTAACCAGGCCTGCTTGGATCACGTGTTTGAAGGCAAGATGACCAGTTGTTTGGTTAACCCTAGAGCCTGCCATGAAACAGAGTTAAATATACTCCCCACACAAGCGGCCAAGAAAATTGCCGTTATTGGCGCTGGCCCTGCAGGGCTTGCAGCGGCTAAAACCGCAGCTGAGCGAGGTCATTCGGTGACCTTGTTTGATTCTGCCGATGAGCTAGGTGGGCAATTCAATATTGCTAAGCAAGTGCCGGGCAAAGAAGAGTTTTATGAGACCATTCGGTACTTTAAACGTCAGCTCGAATTACACAATGTGACCGTTAAGCTCAATACACGCGTCAGCGCAAGTGACTTAAACGATAGCGATTTTGATGACGTGATTGTGGCTACGGGTATTGAGCCACGCACACCACCGATTGAAGGTATCGACCATGCGAAAGTCATGACCTACATTGAAGTCATTAAAGAGCACAAACCGGTAGGCAAAAAAGTGGCTGTGATCGGCGCTGGTGGTATTGGTTTTGACGTATCTGAGTTTTTATCCCACTCGGGCGAGTCAACTAGCTTGAATATTTCTGCCTTTATGAAAGAGTGGGGCATTGATATGACCTTTTCTTCTCGTGGCGGTATTGAAGGTGTTAAACCCCAACCAACACCTTCGCCACGAGAAATTTTCTTACTACAGCGTAAAACCACCAAAGTAGGCGCAGGTCTGGGTAAAACCACGGGGTGGGCACATCGTGTTGGTTTGCTGAGTAAAGGCGTGAGCATGGTTGCCGGTTGTGAATACTTGAAAATTGATGACCAAGGTATTCATATTAAAGTGAATGAAGAGGTGCAAGTGCTGGACGTAGATAACGTTATTATTTGTGCCGGCCAAGAGCCACTGCGAGAATTAGTGGAAGGTTTAACCAAGCCTTATCATCTAATCGGTGGTGCTGATGTCGCTGCGGAGCTTGATGCGAAACGCGCAATCGATCAAGGTACTCGTTTAGCGGCTGCATTGTAA
- a CDS encoding aldo/keto reductase, protein MTSSYFPLAHYLPNVSSIAYGCMGLGGNWDDSPITDAHVEQANDCVNTALESGINFFDHADIYTLGKAEQVFGKVLSERPQLRKQIYIQSKCGIRFADANGPKRYDLSADWIEASVESSLQRLNTDYLDVLMLHRPDPLMQPEEIARVFEALKREGKVHHFAVSNMQHHQIAFLQRALDEPLVANQIEASLLKQDWIDEGVYAGNSEGRDINFTSGTLEYCRRQNIQLQSWGSLAQGVYSGRDVKEQSDAVQRTSQLVATLAGIYNTSSEAIVLAWLMRHPAQLQPVIGTTDCARIAASCQAMNIQLSREHWYALYESAKGHELP, encoded by the coding sequence ATGACAAGTTCGTATTTTCCCCTAGCTCACTATTTACCCAATGTCAGTTCAATTGCCTATGGCTGCATGGGCCTTGGTGGCAATTGGGATGATTCACCCATCACTGACGCGCATGTCGAACAGGCTAATGATTGCGTGAATACCGCTTTGGAATCAGGGATCAATTTTTTTGACCACGCAGATATCTACACGCTTGGTAAAGCCGAGCAGGTATTTGGCAAGGTACTTAGTGAGCGCCCGCAGTTACGTAAACAAATTTATATTCAATCGAAATGTGGGATCCGGTTTGCGGATGCCAATGGCCCAAAACGGTATGACCTGTCAGCAGATTGGATCGAAGCCTCGGTTGAGAGCAGCTTACAACGTTTAAACACAGACTATTTAGATGTACTTATGCTGCACAGACCGGACCCTCTGATGCAACCTGAAGAAATTGCTCGGGTGTTTGAGGCCTTAAAGCGTGAAGGCAAGGTACATCATTTTGCCGTGTCCAATATGCAGCATCATCAAATCGCCTTCTTGCAACGCGCATTGGATGAACCGTTAGTGGCCAATCAAATTGAAGCCAGTTTACTTAAGCAAGACTGGATCGATGAAGGTGTTTATGCGGGGAACAGTGAAGGGCGCGACATCAATTTTACGTCGGGTACGTTGGAATACTGTCGCCGTCAAAACATACAACTACAAAGTTGGGGGAGCTTAGCCCAGGGCGTGTATTCAGGGCGCGATGTAAAGGAGCAATCGGATGCCGTACAACGCACTAGTCAATTGGTCGCAACCCTAGCTGGTATCTATAACACAAGCTCTGAAGCGATAGTGCTCGCTTGGTTAATGCGGCACCCTGCGCAGCTACAACCCGTTATTGGTACCACAGACTGTGCGCGGATCGCGGCGTCTTGCCAAGCCATGAATATTCAGCTCAGTCGCGAACATTGGTACGCCTTGTATGAAAGTGCTAAAGGCCACGAGTTACCGTAA
- a CDS encoding alpha-amylase family glycosyl hydrolase, translating to MILSRALSLIFFAVVITGCGTAENQDKQHTVKSESKVAGIDTANNKLPNANYLLRDVRDDVFYFVMPDRFNNGDSSNDNGAVEGGISAGGFDATSNRGFHGGDMQGIEQKLDYLQGMGITAIWMTPILRNKAVQRDGVAHHGYWIVDFTEIDPHFGSNDDLKSLIATAHEKGIKVFFDIITNHTADVVKYEECHHANGDFKAENHCLYKSLQQLAEGDDYTPFVPLREQTVKVPAWLNDPQFYHNQGDTTFTGESSLNGDFSGLDDLDTENPKVLQGMIEIYKDLIKEFKPDGFRIDTVRHVRMPFWQTFSPSIMAYAQEQGIPNFHIFGEVYDPDPAQLSRFTTQGKLPSVLDFGFQQAAADVFYRKRNPQTIDALFAQDDLYTDEDSQADLLMTFLGNHDMGRTGYFIEQGVPDASNEEKLQRSILSHAFMYLSRGIPVVYYADEQGFTGDGNDVNARQDMFPSLVASDNDDPLLGSSASTADNNFDPLHPIYLALGDLAQLRHQHEALRRGQYESRYFNEDSMMFAFARKLPQGKEYLAVFNAGTEAASLTLPAQSTHYEGLVEATKFNLSDGVIKVTVPALSFALYQAK from the coding sequence ATGATATTGAGCAGAGCATTATCACTTATTTTTTTTGCTGTGGTTATTACTGGTTGTGGCACCGCCGAAAATCAGGATAAGCAGCACACAGTAAAAAGCGAGAGCAAGGTCGCTGGCATCGATACCGCGAACAACAAACTGCCAAACGCTAACTATTTGTTGCGTGATGTGCGCGACGATGTGTTTTATTTCGTGATGCCGGATAGGTTTAACAATGGTGACTCAAGCAATGATAATGGGGCTGTAGAGGGCGGTATTTCTGCTGGTGGCTTCGATGCAACGTCAAACCGAGGCTTTCATGGTGGTGATATGCAGGGCATTGAGCAGAAACTTGATTACCTGCAAGGCATGGGGATCACCGCCATTTGGATGACGCCCATATTGCGCAATAAAGCGGTTCAAAGGGATGGCGTTGCCCACCATGGTTACTGGATAGTGGATTTCACAGAGATCGATCCGCATTTTGGCTCGAACGATGACCTTAAAAGCCTAATTGCCACAGCACATGAAAAAGGCATTAAAGTGTTTTTCGATATCATCACTAATCACACTGCCGACGTGGTGAAGTATGAAGAGTGCCATCATGCCAACGGTGATTTTAAGGCAGAGAACCACTGCTTGTATAAATCTTTACAGCAGCTTGCTGAGGGTGACGATTACACGCCTTTCGTGCCGCTTAGGGAGCAAACGGTCAAAGTACCCGCTTGGCTAAACGATCCGCAATTTTACCACAACCAGGGGGATACCACCTTTACTGGGGAGAGCTCGTTAAACGGTGATTTCAGTGGACTCGATGATTTAGATACAGAAAACCCCAAGGTGTTGCAGGGCATGATCGAAATCTACAAAGATTTGATCAAAGAATTTAAACCCGATGGTTTCAGAATTGATACAGTGCGCCATGTGCGCATGCCATTTTGGCAGACGTTCAGTCCTTCGATAATGGCTTATGCGCAAGAGCAGGGCATCCCTAATTTTCATATTTTCGGTGAAGTGTATGACCCAGACCCAGCGCAATTAAGCCGCTTTACCACACAAGGTAAGTTGCCATCCGTGCTGGATTTCGGTTTTCAACAAGCCGCTGCTGACGTGTTCTATCGCAAACGTAACCCCCAAACTATTGATGCCTTGTTCGCTCAGGATGATTTATATACAGATGAAGACAGCCAAGCGGATTTATTAATGACTTTTTTAGGTAATCACGATATGGGCCGCACCGGTTATTTTATCGAGCAAGGGGTACCTGATGCTAGCAACGAAGAAAAACTGCAACGCAGTATTTTATCTCATGCGTTTATGTATTTATCTCGCGGTATACCTGTTGTGTATTACGCAGACGAGCAGGGGTTTACCGGTGACGGTAATGACGTAAACGCCAGACAAGATATGTTCCCTTCTTTGGTGGCCAGCGACAACGACGATCCGTTGCTGGGAAGCAGCGCGAGCACCGCGGATAACAACTTTGACCCTCTGCACCCGATTTATCTGGCGCTGGGTGACTTAGCGCAACTAAGGCATCAACATGAGGCATTGCGCCGAGGGCAATATGAGAGCCGGTATTTTAATGAGGACTCGATGATGTTTGCATTTGCTCGTAAATTACCACAAGGCAAAGAGTATTTAGCGGTGTTTAATGCCGGTACTGAAGCCGCTAGCTTGACGTTGCCTGCGCAATCTACACATTATGAAGGGCTGGTCGAAGCGACTAAGTTCAACTTAAGCGATGGTGTGATTAAAGTGACCGTACCTGCACTGAGCTTCGCTTTGTACCAAGCCAAATAA